Sequence from the Cellulomonas fimi ATCC 484 genome:
AGGAGCGCGTCTCGACGACGTTCAAGGGCCTCGTCGGCGACGTCTCGCCCGGCGACCCGATCCTCATCGACGACGGCAAGGTGCTCGTGCGCGTCACGGCCGTCGAGGGCAACGACGTCATCACGCGCGTCGAGGTCCCCGGCCCGGTCTCGAACAACAAGGGCCTGAACCTGCCGGGCGTCGCGGTGTCCGTCCCCGCGATGAGCGACAAGGACGAGGCCGACCTGCGCTGGGCGATCCAGATCGGCGCCGACATCATCGCGCTGTCCTTCGTGCGCAACGCCAAGGACTACGACGACGTCCGCCGGATCATGGAGGAGGAGGGCCGGGTCGTCCCGGTCGTCGCCAAGATCGAGAAGCCGCAGGCCGTCGACAACCTGGCCGAGATCGTCGCCGCGTTCGACGGCATCATGGTCGCCCGCGGCGACCTGGGCGTCGAGCTGCCGCTCGAGCAGGTGCCGCTGGTCCAGAAGCGCGCGGTCGAGCTCGCCCGTCGCAACGCCAAGCCGGTCATCGTCGCCACCCAGGTGCTCGAGTCGATGACGACGAACCCCCGCCCGACGCGTGCCGAGACCTCGGACTGCGCGAACGCGGTGCTCGACGGCGCGGACGCGGTCATGCTGTCCGGCGAGACCAGCGTCGGCGACTTCCCGATCGAGACGGTCCGCACGATGGCCCGCATCATCGAGGCGACCGAGGAGCTCGGCCGGGAGCGCATCGCGCCGCTCGGCTCGACCCCGCACACCCGTGGTGGTGCCATCACCCGGGCCGCCGCCGAGATCGGCGAGACGCTCGGCGTGAAGTACCTCGTGACGTTCACGCAGTCGGGTGACTCGGCGCGCCGCATGTCGCGCCTGCGCTCTTCGATCCCGCTGCTGGCGTTCACGCCGGTCGAGTCGGTCCGCAACGTCCTGTCGCTCAGCTGGGGCGTGCAGACGTACCAGGTCCCGACGGTCGAGAGCACCGACACGATGGTCAGCCAGGTCGACCACACGCTGCGCGCGAACGGTCTGGCCGAGGTCGGCGACTACGTCGTCGTGGTCTCGGGCGCCCCGGTCGGCGTCGTCGGCTCGACGAACTCGATCGTCGTGCACAAGATCGGCGACGAGGAGAACCCGGGCGGTCGCGTCGCCTGACGCACCCCGCTACGCCAGGACGGCCCCGAGGAGCGATCCTCGGGGCCGTCCTGCGTCCGCGTGCGGGCCGGTGCGGGGCCGGGGGTCGCGTCGCGTGCGGCGGGTCAGCCGCGCCAGGTGATCGCGTGCACGCCGTCGTCGTCGATCACGCAGCCCGCGGCGAGGCCCACCTCGTTCACGGCCGACAGCACGAGCGCGGCGGCTCCGTCGGGCGGGGCGACGAGCCGGACGCGTCCGGCGGAGTCCTGCACGAAGCCGTGCTGCGGCGCGCCGGGCGGCAGGATGCTGCCGACGGCGACCCCGCGGTCGTTCAGGTCGGCGACGATGCCGAACGCGTGGCCGGCGGGGGAGACGTCCCGGACGCTCGTGGGCGTGGCCCAGCGCACGGCCCGCATGTCGCCGGTCGATGCGGACGTGTAGGAGTACCCCGCCGCGCGGCCGTGCACGTCGATCGCCGAGGCGAGGCTGCTGCCGGTGCCGTCGCCCAGCGTGGCGAGCGGGACGAGCGTGCCGTCCGGCTGCCACAGCACGGCGTGCTGGGTGTCGCCGCTCCAGGCGTCGCCCACGACCTGCCCGTGGTCGTTGACGTCGTTCGCCCCCGTCGACCCGTCGAGTCCCGCGAGCGGCGTCAGGACGCCCTGCCGCCACCGCCAGGCGTGGCGCTCGCCGCCGAACGTGCCGGACGTCCCGACGACCTCGCCGCGGTTGCTGACCGCGGACACGGTCTCGAACGTGTCCGCGGGGTCGGCGACGCCGATGAGGTGCAGGCGCCGGCCGTCCCAGAACGCGGCGCGGCCGTCGACGAGCCCCGCGACCTGGCCGCGGTCGTTGACGGCCGCCGCGGACGTGAGCCCGCCCGGCAGCGGAAGCACCCGGCCGCGGTCGACGAGGTGGGTGTCGGTGACGACGACCCCCTGGTCGTTGACGTCGACGGCGCACTCGTCGACGCCGAGCGGCACGGGTGCGGGCTCGGCGGCGGACGCGGGTGCGGCCAGGCCGCCCAGGGCGGCGACGAGCACGACGGACACGGACAGCACGGCGCGCGCCGGCTTCGACATGGTGTTCCCCCAGACGTGGCGCGGCGGGTGCGGGCCGGCGGTCTCGCGCGGCGCCCCGTCGCACCCCAGATGCTGGGGGCGTGCGAGGTACCGGCACAACCGTCACGGACAAAGTTCACCTGATGGCACGAGTCGGACGCGACGGGCGGGCGAGAAGAGGGCGAAATCGGGACAAACACCCTTTCGCGGCCGTCGCGGCGGTGGGACGCTGGCCGGTGGCACGGACGGTTCGACGAGGGGGACGGACATGACCGGGTACTCGCTGCACATCGGCCTCAACCGGGTGGACCCGGCGGCCTACGGCGGCTGGGACGGCAAGCTCAACGGCTGCGTCAACGACGCGAACGCGATGCTGCGGCTCGCGACCGCGAACGGGTTCCAGCCGGCCCAGCTGCTCGACTCGGCGGCGACGTCCGAGGCGGTGGTGTCCGCGATCGGCGGGCTCGCACGCCGGGCGGTCGCGGGTGATCTCGTGCTCCTCACGTGCTCGTCGCACGGGGGGCAGGTCGCGGACGTCGACGGCGACGAGCCCGACGGGCAGGACGAGACGTGGGTGCTGTTCGACCGGCAGGTCGTCGACGACGAGCTGCGCCGCATGTACGCGCAGTTCGCGCCGGGCGTGCGCGTCGTGGTGCTCAGCGACTCCTGCCACAGCGGGTCGGTGATCCGCGACGTGCGACGCGACGCGCTGCTCCAGCAGCGCCGCGAGATCGACCTCGGGCTGCCGGTCGGGGCGCGCGGCGGGCAGCCGGTCGCGCTGCCGCCCGAAGCCGTCGCGCGCGTGATGCCGCGTGGCGTGGCGGAGAAGGACGACAAGGCGCGGCGCTCCACCTACGAGTTCGTGCAGTCGCTCGCGGGCCCCACGACGGACGCGGACGTGGCCGCGTCGGTGCTGCTGGTCTCCGGCTGCCAGGACGACCAGTACTCGTACGACGGCCCGGTGAACGGCGAGTTCACGGGGACGCTGCTGCGCGTGTGGGACGAGGGCGGGTTCGCGGGCGGCGGCTACCGCGACCTGCACGCCGCGGTGCTGGCCCAGATGCCCGAGCGGCAGCAGCCGAACTTCCTCACGCTGGGCACTCTCGACGAGGCGTTCCTGGCGCAGAAGCCGTTCACGATCGACCCGCCCGCCGCCCCCGCGGGGGCGGCGGCCTGACGCCGCGCCTCAGCGGGCGCCCGTCCGCTCGACCAGCCAGGTGAGGGCGTCGGGCGCAGCGGTGAGCACCGAGATGTGGCCCGTGCCGGGGACGACGCGCAGCTCGGCGTCCGGCAGGTGCGCGGCGAGCCAGTGCGCGTGCGCGGGCGGCACGACCCGGTCGTCGGTCCCGTGCAGCAGCAGGACCGGCGCGCGCACGTCGGCCGGGTCGAAGCCCCACGGCGCGACGTAGGCGAGGTCGTCGTCGACGAGCGGCGCGGGACCCTGCGCGGCGGCCGGGCCGACGACCTCGTCGAACCACGCCCAGTCGCCGTGCAGCGCCGCGAGATCGGCGGGTGTGAACTGCGGGTCGTACGGCGCGGCGGTGCGCTCGTGGTGCTCCTTGGCGGCCCGCCCCGCCGCCGCCGCCCGCAGGGACGCCTCGCCGGACGGCGCCATGCCCGCGAACCACTCGAGCCCGTCGGCGTCGAACGGCGCGAGCCCCGCCGCGCTGACGGCGGCGGTCACCCGGTCGGGCAGCAGCGCGGCGCACGCCAGCGCGTGCGGGCCGCCGCCCGAGTGGCCCAGGACGGCGAACCGCGGCACGCCGAGGGCGTCGGCGACCGCCTCGACGTCCGCCGCCGCCGAGCCCACCGGGCGGTCGGGCACCGGCGTCGACCCGCCGTACCCGGGGCGGTCGTAGGAGACGAACCGCACGCCGAGCCGTCGGGCCGCGTCGAACAGGGGCCGGGGCGGCGCGCCGACGTTGGGCGTGCCGTGGTGCCACACGACGGTCAGCTGCTCGGGTCCGCCGCCGGGCCGGGCGTCGTAGGCGTGCAGGGTGCGGCCGTCGGGCAGCCGGACGTCCCGCTCGGTGACGTCGGTCACGGACATGCGGACATCCTGGCGCACGCGTGCTGCGTGGCGCCGGCCCACCACTGCGGCGCGCCGCCCGGCGACCCGCCGTCCGGGGCCGGCCCGGGCCGGCGGCGGGGGAGGCCGGCGGGCGCTCCCGCGCGCGCGGCACGGCTCGCGCGTCCTAGCCTTGCGGTCGGTGGCCGGCCCCGGCGACTGCAGGGCCCGACCGGGCGGCACGAAGGAGATGTGATGGCAGGCGGTCTCGCTGCGCTCCTGGACGACATCGCGGCGCTGGCCAAGCTCGCGGCAGCGTCGGTCGACGACGTGGGCGCGGCCGCCGGGCGGGCGAGCGCGAAGGCGGCGGGGGTCGTGATCGACGACACCGCGGTCACGCCGCGGTACGTGCACGGGTTCACCCCGGACCGGGAGCTGCCGATCATCCGGCGCATCGCGCTCGGGTCCCTGCGCAACAAGCTGCTGTTCATCCTCCCGGCCGCGCTGCTGCTCAGCCAGTTCCTGCCGTGGCTGCTCACACCGATCCTCATGGTGGGCGGGACGTACCTCGCGTACGAGGGCGCGGAGAAGATCTGGGAGCTCGTCAGCGGTCACGCCAAGGAGCACACCGCGGTGCCGGCGGCCGCGCAGGGCACCGACACCGAGAAGGCGATGGTCGGCGGCGCGATCCGCACGGACTTCATCCTGTCCGCCGAGATCATGGTCATCGCGCTCAACGAGGTCGCGGACGAGCCGTTCGTGTCGCGCGCGGTCATCCTCGCGGTCGTCGCGCTCGCGATCACCGTGCTCGTGTACGGCGTGGTGGCGCTCATCGTGAAGATGGACGACATCGGCCTGCACCTCGCGGGCCGCAGCAACGCCGCGGCCGCCGCGACGGGTCGCGTCCTGGTGCGCGCGATGCCCAAGGTCCTGTCGGTCCTGTCGACCGTCGGGATCGTCGCGATGCTGTGGGTCGGTGGGCACATCCTGCTCTCGGGCGTCGACACCCTCGGGTGGCACGCGCCGTACGAGCTGCTGCACCGCCTCGAGGAGGCCGTGCACCACGTTCCCGGCGTCGGCGGGCTGGCGGCGTGGCTCGTCGACACGCTGGGCTCGGCGCTCGTCGGGCTCGTCGTGGGCGCGGTCGTCGTCGGCGTCCTGCACCTGCTGCCCCGGCGACGGCACGCGGCGGCGGCCCACTGACGCGCTGGGCGTGGCGCTCAGCGGCGGTCCGGCGTGCGCAGCGCGGCGAACGTCGTCGTGCGCC
This genomic interval carries:
- the pyk gene encoding pyruvate kinase — translated: MRRAKIVCTIGPATESAEQIQALVDAGMDVARINRSHGDTDAHKRVYDNVRAASKASGRSVAVLVDLQGPKIRLGRFIEGRHDLAVGDVFTITTDDIEGTKERVSTTFKGLVGDVSPGDPILIDDGKVLVRVTAVEGNDVITRVEVPGPVSNNKGLNLPGVAVSVPAMSDKDEADLRWAIQIGADIIALSFVRNAKDYDDVRRIMEEEGRVVPVVAKIEKPQAVDNLAEIVAAFDGIMVARGDLGVELPLEQVPLVQKRAVELARRNAKPVIVATQVLESMTTNPRPTRAETSDCANAVLDGADAVMLSGETSVGDFPIETVRTMARIIEATEELGRERIAPLGSTPHTRGGAITRAAAEIGETLGVKYLVTFTQSGDSARRMSRLRSSIPLLAFTPVESVRNVLSLSWGVQTYQVPTVESTDTMVSQVDHTLRANGLAEVGDYVVVVSGAPVGVVGSTNSIVVHKIGDEENPGGRVA
- a CDS encoding caspase family protein produces the protein MTGYSLHIGLNRVDPAAYGGWDGKLNGCVNDANAMLRLATANGFQPAQLLDSAATSEAVVSAIGGLARRAVAGDLVLLTCSSHGGQVADVDGDEPDGQDETWVLFDRQVVDDELRRMYAQFAPGVRVVVLSDSCHSGSVIRDVRRDALLQQRREIDLGLPVGARGGQPVALPPEAVARVMPRGVAEKDDKARRSTYEFVQSLAGPTTDADVAASVLLVSGCQDDQYSYDGPVNGEFTGTLLRVWDEGGFAGGGYRDLHAAVLAQMPERQQPNFLTLGTLDEAFLAQKPFTIDPPAAPAGAAA
- a CDS encoding HAF family extracellular repeat-containing protein, coding for MSKPARAVLSVSVVLVAALGGLAAPASAAEPAPVPLGVDECAVDVNDQGVVVTDTHLVDRGRVLPLPGGLTSAAAVNDRGQVAGLVDGRAAFWDGRRLHLIGVADPADTFETVSAVSNRGEVVGTSGTFGGERHAWRWRQGVLTPLAGLDGSTGANDVNDHGQVVGDAWSGDTQHAVLWQPDGTLVPLATLGDGTGSSLASAIDVHGRAAGYSYTSASTGDMRAVRWATPTSVRDVSPAGHAFGIVADLNDRGVAVGSILPPGAPQHGFVQDSAGRVRLVAPPDGAAALVLSAVNEVGLAAGCVIDDDGVHAITWRG
- a CDS encoding DUF808 domain-containing protein, which codes for MAGGLAALLDDIAALAKLAAASVDDVGAAAGRASAKAAGVVIDDTAVTPRYVHGFTPDRELPIIRRIALGSLRNKLLFILPAALLLSQFLPWLLTPILMVGGTYLAYEGAEKIWELVSGHAKEHTAVPAAAQGTDTEKAMVGGAIRTDFILSAEIMVIALNEVADEPFVSRAVILAVVALAITVLVYGVVALIVKMDDIGLHLAGRSNAAAAATGRVLVRAMPKVLSVLSTVGIVAMLWVGGHILLSGVDTLGWHAPYELLHRLEEAVHHVPGVGGLAAWLVDTLGSALVGLVVGAVVVGVLHLLPRRRHAAAAH
- a CDS encoding alpha/beta fold hydrolase; the encoded protein is MSVTDVTERDVRLPDGRTLHAYDARPGGGPEQLTVVWHHGTPNVGAPPRPLFDAARRLGVRFVSYDRPGYGGSTPVPDRPVGSAAADVEAVADALGVPRFAVLGHSGGGPHALACAALLPDRVTAAVSAAGLAPFDADGLEWFAGMAPSGEASLRAAAAGRAAKEHHERTAAPYDPQFTPADLAALHGDWAWFDEVVGPAAAQGPAPLVDDDLAYVAPWGFDPADVRAPVLLLHGTDDRVVPPAHAHWLAAHLPDAELRVVPGTGHISVLTAAPDALTWLVERTGAR